TGCTTTTTAAATGTGGTTATCAACCTCATATATAATGTTTCGAATATCAGCTTGAATGACAATTCGAATAAGATTCTTTCAGCACGAAGAACTTTCACTTTTTCAGGTGTTTATGCACAAGCATGACCATATATGTTTTCGTGTCTGCGCGTTGAGATGCAAAGCGCAGGAAGAGACATTTGGGCAGCGTCAATTTTCAAGCTTAAAGTGGACCACACAGTCAGATTTAAACCCGGGATACCATGGCCAGGTGTCTCTCAGCACTGGCCGAACTGATTCTTCGCCAGGACGCCCTTATGAGGTGAAcggagaaaaaaatatacagcagTTCCTGTATGCTCACCACAAAAGAGGGATAGAGCTCTGAGCGTTTTCACCACCGCAAGACAATGTAACTAATTCTTACTCATTGATTGACGGCATTGTTAATTTGCGTTCAAATTCCCCATTAAATTCCAACGTGCTATCGTAGAACCTCTTCTGAAAGGCCGTAGGGAAGGCCTACGGCAACCAGACATCTGAGCGTCGTTACAGCTGACGTGGCGTTTACTTCATAAGAACCAAACTCCAAGTGGACCCTTAATTGCGAGCTCCTGACCCCTCTTTTGGTCACTGAAGTCAGCTTACCTCTTGGGTGCACACTAGGCGTAGTATTTTACTCATTCGCCACTAAGTACAAATAATAAGTGATCGTTGACATCGGTCTCGATGGGACACATTTTGCCTGCACATGTAGTGATGGGCCTTTCAGAGAAGACATCGTTAAGCGTCAAAGTGCCAGCGTAGGGCATGCGTGCTCAGACTCAAAATACTGACTCTCAATGCACATACCATAGAGTTAAAGGTGCCCTCGGTCTCAGTTAAGAAGGCGACGTTCCGTGCATCATTCAGGAAGCCACAGACCCCATGAATTTTCTTGCTAGCCGAAGCACCGTCTTCTACGTACTGGACGGGTCCTTTCGCGCATATCTaagaaataggaaaaaaaaaatctcaggaaAATTACATGTGTAGCTCTCACCCTATTGTTACTCTGCGCCCAGCTACTGAAATTGGCGGCCTAGGGCTCTCAATCACTACATAATTAAATATTCTTGGCACCTTGTGTCCTCATACTTAACGCTTCGTCCTGTGTCTTCGGCGGGCTGTTTgccctgtgtgttcgtccctttacaTAATTTGCCAGCGCTCCCCAATACCTTCAAGGACGTACTTGCACAAACCAGCACTCCAGTATGCTGTGGAGAGCCATGTTTTTCGCAGAAAGGCGCCAAGCAGTGTGAAGAGTGGGGAGCAGAAACGCAACACACATTGGCGCGCCAGCTGTTCGCTGACGAAGTACTACTCTCAGGTGTGTGCAGTGCAGGTTACTTCACTTTGTCCCGCTTGCCTAAGGCCCTCGTGTTAAGAACGCACACAATCACCACAATGGCCTACCCAACCATTGGTCTTAAGCTCAGCCTGAACATTCGGCCGCCAGGGAATTTCAGCTGAACGAAACATTTTAGGTCGTGTGGGTTAAAATCCCGCAGGATACTCGTACCAAGCACCAAGGAAACTGTACCGAATTTTTAAattattctttcactcctcctttatccgttcccttacggcgcggttcaggtgtccaacgatatatgagacagatactgcgccatttcctttccccaaaaaccaattattattattattattaaaagttaTCCCACCTGTCACAAAAAATGCATGCACGGAATGTGGATGAGAGTGGTCAAATGAGCATCAAAGGCATTTTAAACCGTTGGGAAGCAGAGGTGTTCAAGTATTTCTGCAAGATGAGTGCTGACCCACAGACAACTAGAAATCTAACGATTAATCGCCCTGTATACCAGTCCACCGTATTAAAGACCGTTATACGCGGACTGAAACAGGCAGAGGGTTTAAACAAGGTAAATTCTATTAACGAGCGCAGAAGGGAAAGGAATGAACTCATGTTAGAATCACAGTGTAAAGATGAATCTTTCAGCCTTGTGTCGCCCACGGCCACCGCATTTCAAATGCGGCTATCTCTCCCTTGAGCCCCTGTTAAACGGCAAGGTGTGGCACCGAAGGTGCAGAGAAGCTCGAGAAAATGCTTGAGAGCGACGTACCGCATCGAGGCTGGTCACGCCGATGCGCTTGCACCTTAAGTAAGGGATGGACTTTGCACTCGAGGGGGCAGAGTACATCACGTAGACGAGCACGCCCATTTCGTAGGAAAGGCCCACAATCGTATGCTGGTTGGTGTACACGGTGCTTGGGTTGACCACCTCCACATGCTTGATCTGCGGAGTCGTCAAAAGTGGTGCGGTTACGGCTGCGCACGGAAGGCGCTCAGAGACATCAATGTTTCTTTGAATATGATGTTTTTTAATTTGATGTTTTATACTAGCAGATTTTCATGGAGCGCTAACGCAATGTGATAAGTTTCAGGATGTGCTGTATGTTCTAGGCAGGTGCGGAAGAATATAACAACAGAATGTGTTCTTGGGTGCAGTTGCAGGTTTTCTGCTCACGAACACTGACGGTCCAATGGAAAACTTTCTTCTTTGGTCAAATAACCGATTAGTTTGTTCACTTGTCTTGTGACTCATTACCATGCGTCACATGATTTTGTCGAGTTAATATCATTAGATTTTTATGTTATCATTATGATATCATTAGAGGACCCGGGAGATCTTAAGGCACGGGAAACGGCAGATGTAGAGCGATGGGGCTCCAAGAGCTGACGCTGGTAAAAACCACAAGTCGACAATAAGCTCTCCTGCCGTGTATTCCTTTCTACTTCTCTTTTCGCGCTGCGTGTGAACGCGGGGCTCTAGAAAGGCACACAGTTCATGCTCATAGTGATTTTCGTGTGGAGGTTGGATTTTTATGTAGCACTACCAGCGCAAGCTTAATGACTACAAGCTGCGTTAAACTTTATTATGAAGGTTACGTTCGGGCAACAGCATAGGCCCGTTTCATGGCGAGTCGTAAATCATGTCCACATTTAGTGGTAATACAAGACATACGGCAGCAATTCATTCCTGGAGAGTGGAACAACCTTAATATTACCCACCAGTTTCGGGAACTTCTTCTCGGGGTACCTGTTAGAGTTGTCTATGGCGATCGGAGGCGCCGAAAAACAGCTGACCTCTTTCTCTATGGAGTTCACCGAAGAGATGGCTATCACCGTGTCCGCCTTATACGTGCTGCGTAGAGAATCAGCTGATTATTTTCTTGTTCTTGCGCACACGCTTCCGCCCTCTCAAAGGCTTTGCAGCTTCCATTTACAATTGATATCGCGACTCAGCATACTGAAAAGCTACGTATGCATTGCAATATCGTTTAGTCCGACATGAAGGTAAATCACACTCAGAACAGGTCGCTTATTTTGGTCGCTTATTTTAGTGGTTTGTGGGATGTCATATCAAGGTATTAGCATCCGTCCGGGACAGGCTCCGGCACAGATAAATGTGACCGCTTCAGACCCTTGAGCGTGAAGtaacatcgcacggcacacggacTCTAATCCTTGACCTGACCTTTTGGTCAGCTGAATAACGCCAGAACTATTTAGGCTGTGCGGCAGGGGATTGAAACTCGGTATATCCGCCGAAATATCGAGCGTAATCTGTATTTGAATTTGTTCAAAACCtttactttttgtttctggacataGATTCAAAGACATCACTCAAATATTTCTTGCAGCGTTTCACACTTTTGGGAGTGTGCTGGCAGATGCCCCAAATGGGGCAACCGCTACATTTCCGAAGCAGCAAGGAAGAGCACATTAGCCAGTCCGTCACTATGCCTGCGCTATAACGTGCGCTTCCAAGTGTTTAGAAAAGCTTTCATGACTATTTAGGTGCGCGTTAATCTTCGTGGCCTAGTTTTTCAACCCACCGTATAACTCTCTCTCTGGCTTTCGCACTTTTTTTATGAGGTCTTGAACCGGTTGTAGACGTTACCAACTTGACCGGACGGTCTACATAGAAGCATATGTGCCAAAGCCAGTTGAAAAAGTCATTTTACCATGATAGCTTATTATCCTTTCTTGGTGCAAATGTTGTGGACTATGTGTCGGCAACCTTTTAGCCTCCAAGGACCAGAAGGCCTCCACGCATACCCGTCTCCACTATACAGACGCCTCCACCTATAGAAGCCCCACaagcagcggaacgaaaaagaGATGAGACGTAATTCTAGACTTGATTGGAAGCGATCGAATTTGAAAGCTAAAATGTACGGACGAAGCGGAATTTTGAACCAGTTATGTTAAAGTTGATTTCTTTCAAAACACTATATGATCACCCGCCACATTTTATTACAGCGATTCTACTCTTCACTATATTCGACAGATTTCATATAGTTGGATCTAAGCAAGTAACGGCGTGGCGCGCTTGCGAGCAAACGAGCCTAATTGTGACCACAATGCCAGACATACTCAGCCACCATTTTGACGACATTCTTTAGAGTGATGAAGGCACTCGGCAAAGAATAGTCGAACAGTCCAAAGGCGATGATGGTCTTTCGGCTGTAGTCGTTGCCCTGGATGGTCTTGAACGTCTGCGAGAGGAAAACACGTTCGCCGATCAAGATATTCAGCAACGGAAAAAGCAAGGACCATCAGCGGTCCCGTTGATGACGACAATTATATTTTTTGACCGCCCCTCGGCACTAATTATGTCCTCCTGTCTAAGCTGGCTTGAtgacctcacctctttcatttcgcgTATGTTCACTTTTGAGTAACTAACTGCTGGAGAAGTGTGGCATGACTGGCCATACTATATTGTACCTGACGAGTCCCTTTCTGAGCACCGTTCAAGGCGAGAACTCTTTATGTGTAATCTGTGCTCTGGCTAAGAAAAGccgtgaaaacaaaaaaaattgtattcTTTCAATACAAACATCAAACGTTATCTGAGTAGCAATGTTCTTAGGTTctggtttcgttttttttatttcaggaagACAGCACTGCAAAATTTCAGTTCCTGGGAAATCCTGCTCTGTTCGGCGGATCAAGATAAAGCGTTCTGCCGCGGAACAAACTCCCGTGAAAAGGTGAGCCCACGATCCTAATGCTGATCGAGCGATACACCAACTATTTTCCACCGAGAGGGCAAAGAATGTTCAAACCAAATCGAGAAGTGGAACTACCTTACGGGCAAGGTTTGTATGCCATAGATAAGTCTCGTCTTTTCGATAATTACTTTTTTCAGACACTCATTATCTTCTATTaacgagaaaaaaatgaaatcgtGTGTGTATATTTCAAACACGCTATTTCACACAAACTTCATGAATGGCAAAAAGACTTCACACGCCGTAATAGAAGAAACAAGCAACAGACAGAGCAACAATTCAATAGGCGCACAGTAGAACTTAGAGACGTCTATATTTACTTTGTGCTCTGGGAAAGCCTTTCGTTGTTGCACACAGACTGACACTGCCATTCGGTGCAGCAACGGTTTGAAATGTCGCCGACAAAATTGGCTCCGTAAAAACAACGCTAAATGCTTCGAGAAATAATTTGAAATCTCGCGTGAGCAATCATAGACGCCATACTGCAAAGGGCTAATGACCGTTTTACGATCGTTGTCGATCCCTTACACCTGAACAGTAATACGAAATGAAGTGGTGCTCTTACCGCTTACTGTACAACAAAAATGGCAGTGGCCTAGCTCGGCTATGTTAGGCTATATGTAGCGAGAAATTGATCTTATCCTGTTGATACCACCGCTGAA
This region of Amblyomma americanum isolate KBUSLIRL-KWMA chromosome 5, ASM5285725v1, whole genome shotgun sequence genomic DNA includes:
- the LOC144134333 gene encoding uncharacterized protein LOC144134333, with translation MYPPDKFCDFLYYCEVVIKSNFLRAAKVQASWRAFQDMAPSYQRAQPGVSFDFRFIAKDKLMNAAQNVSGLAQKNIKHFGVLNIITVQTRLRQYVTEMKDVFETFKTIQGNDYSRKTIIAFGLFDYSLPSAFITLKNVVKMVADTYKADTVIAISSVNSIEKEVSCFSAPPIAIDNSNRYPEKKFPKLIKHVEVVNPSTVYTNQHTIVGLSYEMGVLVYVMYSAPSSAKSIPYLRCKRIGVTSLDAGLKGEIAAFEMRWPWATQG